One Pyxicephalus adspersus chromosome 3, UCB_Pads_2.0, whole genome shotgun sequence genomic window carries:
- the GPRIN3 gene encoding G protein-regulated inducer of neurite outgrowth 3, whose product MDMGTVPDPVGSAKTSPTSADNESPSLATSHHFKEASPSSNGNATQISNVCISNQNCNPSVKGTDNESICELKSQETIKTSSLFRTSSQSEPLPPSGADDLPEQETETIKDPTHNASPVDNIVLSATSVATTNVTLLTLPSDEPAADDSKMQKDSTVSEEVQAQLENTSKSTAHVHDMSPNIETGKINDIKNGHIPLPSEETSTVDTQEEKNVDSDIVQEKEEVKKLQTVLSSDQCSQVSILEDDLNTNGDHEALDLQLICKFREMGTMTSQVEILATQDAGVQAVANVENKSVSTSPSILAAFLKANSPILKERQEQVCIIYQGNPGNPQIDRANFALHSQLSQNHLAPKVCFQPPDGMGSQPLQLHSKSPPDMIRSPFQHPELARNSQVMYRNEIDGQGLCHPMPQMQKANASPILMNVKPVYQINIENSNQPKTGQRTKDLFGEQAQFRAAHELGSKARLHHLSGVENIQLHNIRQDSEQTDTLTVPGEGSSDRKPFHFKITNEKGSTQAIITTDIKKPKKEERPTPLHVEVEVNNSIGATGGQMEEVLEVLVRKDQEGGEHAKRSSIISLQTRPASDYNQGAVQLTPRLRKAREDKKEPILVTLPTSEPAKPHGKKSSPSSSAEGKSQAKQQSKSVKDVVWDEQGMTWEVYGASMDPEALGIAIQNHLQRQIREHEKMIRAQLKQNRKSICSDTSGKKHKRRQHRVFQSILKNFRRPNCCSHPPPSSVLE is encoded by the coding sequence ATGGACATGGGGACTGTACCTGATCCTGTGGGATCTGCCAAGACATCACCCACATCTGCAGATAATGAAAGTCCCTCCCTAGCTACATCTCACCATTTTAAAGAGGCATCACCTAGCAGTAATGGAAATGCCACACAAATATCCAATGTTTGTATATCTAATCAAAATTGCAATCCATCTGTGAAAGGAACTGATAATGAAAGTATATGTGAACTTAAATCACAGGAAACTATCAAGACTTCATCTTTATTTCGGACTAGTAGCCAATCAGAACCTTTGCCACCTTCTGGGGCAGATGATTTACCAGAGCAAGAGACAGAAACCATCAAAGATCCTACTCATAATGCCTCTCCTGTGGACAACATAGTACTATCAGCCACATCTGTAGCAACAACCAATGTAACCCTCTTGACATTGCCAAGTGATGAACCAGCAGCAGATGACAGTAAAATGCAAAAAGATAGCACTGTGTCAGAAGAAGTTCAAGCACAACTTGAAAACACCAGTAAAAGCACAGCACATGTACATGACATGTCACCAAATATTGAGActggaaaaataaatgatattaagAATGGGCATATTCCTTTACCTAGTGAGGAAACAAGTACAGTAGACactcaggaagaaaaaaatgttgattcaGATATAgtacaagaaaaagaagaagtaaaaaaactCCAGACTGTCCTTTCATCTGATCAGTGTTCACAGGTTAGCATTTTAGAAGATGATCTGAACACAAATGGGGACCATGAAGCTCTAGATTTGCAGTTAATATGTAAGTTCAGGGAAATGGGAACTATGACATCACAGGTGGAAATATTAGCTACACAAGATGCTGGAGTACAAGCTGTagcaaatgtagaaaataaatctGTGTCCACCAGTCCAAGCATATTAGCTGCATTTTTGAAGGCCAATTCTCCAATACTAAAGGAAAGACAGGAACAAGTATGTATCATTTATCAAGGTAACCCCGGAAACCCTCAGATTGACCGTGCTAACTTTGCACTGCATTCACAGCTTTCTCAAAACCATCTAGCTCCTAAAGTATGTTTTCAGCCACCAGATGGAATGGGCTCACAGCCTTTACAATTGCACTCTAAAAGTCCTCCAGATATGATACGGTCTCCTTTTCAGCATCCAGAACTGGCAAGGAATTCACAGGTTATGTATAGAAATGAAATAGATGGACAAGGGCTGTGTCACCCAATGCCACAAATGCAAAAGGCTAACGCTTCTCcaattttaatgaatgtgaaACCTGTTTACCAAATCAATATAGAGAACAGTAATCAACCTAAAACTGGCCAGAGAACAAAGGATTTGTTTGGCGAGCAAGCTCAGTTCAGGGCAGCCCATGAATTGGGAAGTAAAGCTAGGCTTCACCATTTAAGCGGAGTAGAAAATATCCAGCTCCATAATATTCGTCAAGACAGTGAACAGACAGACACACTTACTGTTCCTGGTGAAGGTAGCTCAGATCGGAAaccctttcattttaaaattactaaTGAAAAGGGTTCCACCCAAGCTATCATTACTACTGatatcaaaaagccaaaaaaggagGAGAGGCCAACTCCACTTCATGTTGAAGTTGAGGTCAACAACAGTATTGGAGCAACTGGAGGTCAAATGGAAGAAGTACTTGAAGTCCTTGTTAGAAAGGATCAGGAGGGAGGTGAGCATGCCAAAAGGTCAAGCATTATAAGCTTGCAAACCAGACCTGCATCCGATTACAACCAAGGTGCGGTTCAGCTCACTCCGCGTTTAAGAAAAGCTAGGGAAGATAAAAAGGAACCAATCCTGGTCACTCTACCTACCTCTGAACCAGCTAAACCACATGGGAAAAAATCAAGTCCAAGTTCAAGCGCAGAAGGAAAAAGCCAAGCAAAGCAGCAATCTAAAAGTGTAAAGGATGTGGTCTGGGACGAACAGGGCATGACATGGGAAGTATATGGAGCATCTATGGACCCAGAAGCATTGGGTATTGCCATACAGAATCACCTACAGAGACAAATCAGAGAACATGAGAAAATGATTAGGGCTCAGTTAAAGCAAAATCGTAAATCAATTTGTTCAGACACATCAGGTAAAAAGCACAAAAGAAGACAGCACAGAGTATTTCAATCTATTCTTAAGAATTTCAGACGACCCAACTGTTGTAGTCACCCTCCTCCATCATCTGTGTTAGAGTGA